The segment CGCAAAAGCCGTTCGTCGTGCAGGCGATGGACGACCGCGAGCAGGCCGAGTTCATCCTCAAGCGCATCCGCGCGCTGGTGGAGGACGAGGGCGTGTCGCTCAACGAAGTCGCGATCCTCTATCGTTCGCACTTCCTCGCGCTCGAGGTGCAGCTCGCGCTGTCGCGCGCCGGCGTGCCTTATCAGATCACGAGCGGCGTGAAATTTTTCGAGCGGCAGCACATCCGCGATCTCGTCGCGCTGCTGCGCTTCGTCTACAACGGGGCGGACACGCAGGCGTGGCAGCGGATCGCGGTGCTCCTCCCGAAGATCGGCGAAAAAGGCGCGCAGAAGATCTACGCCGCCGCGGTCGACCACGCGCGGCTGACGCAGAAAAACCTGCTCGACGTGCTGAACACCGACGACGTGCGCAGCAAGGTCGCCAAGGATGCGCGCGACGACTGGGCCAGCTTTTGTGCCTCGCTCAGCGAGGTCGCGGAAAAGATGCAGCATGCGAGGCCGGCCGACGCGGTCGCGACCGCGATCGAGGGCTGGTATGGCGACTACCTGAAGGGGCAGTATGCCGACTATCTCGACCGGCTCGACGAGTTGAAGGCGCTGGTGGGTTTCGCTCAGAGGTTCGAGGAGACGCAGGATTTCCTCGCGCAGATCGTGCTGCTGAACAGCGAGACGAGCGACCGTCACGTCGATCCCGAGGCGGAGGCGGTCCGGCTCACGACGGTGCACCAGGCGAAGGGCCTCGAATACGACGTGGTTTTCGTGATCGGTCTCGCCGACGGCCAGTTCCCCGGGCGTCGCTCCATCGAGTCGGGCGACGTGGAGGAGGAACGCCGGCTGTTCTATGTCGCCGTGACACGCGCACGGAACGAGCTCTATCTTTCGTATCCGAAGGTCGCGACCCGCGGTGGTCCCGGCGGCATGCTGCTCACGCCGAGCCGTTTCCTCCTCGAGGTACCGACCGATCTCTACGAGCCGCTGCGGATCAAGCGCAGCTACGGATGGTGAGGGCTGATCAGGTCCGGCTGTGTCGATAGGGCGAAGCCTCCGGCGGAGCCGTCGCGCTGGCATCGCCGGCGGCGCTTCGTCTCGCGAACGGAGCCGGTCGCCCGTGTCATCTTTCGTGTCAGGCGCAACTTTTCCGACGCATTCCGGGTAGCTTGGGGCATTCCCCCGTCTGCCCGGATAATGCGGGCGTCGCCGGCCACGCGTCATGCTCCAAGACCTTCGCTTTGCCCTGCGGATGATCCGCACTCACCGCTGGTTTTCCGCCGCCGTCATCGTGACGCTCGCGCTCGGCATCGGCGTCAACACCACCGTCTTCACGCTGGTCAACGTCGTGCTCTTCAAGCCCGTG is part of the Opitutus terrae PB90-1 genome and harbors:
- a CDS encoding ATP-dependent helicase — encoded protein: MEISLDSRAPEQIPPIDFRAQLNDEQFAAVTAEPGPLLVLAGAGSGKTRTLTYRVAYLLSRGVKPGEILLLTFTNKAAKEMLHRVQDLTGIEPQRFWGGTFHSLGHRALRIYGDAIGLPKNFTILDADESESLLKQAVEHEDKLFFKDKTNPRPGPLFDVLSLARNTQQPLADTVAKNFPQYTEIAHRFPAFATAYATRKREQNVVDYDDLLEFWLELLIKAPEVAQYFAHRFRHVLVDEYQDTNTLQAQIVDRLAAHHCVMAVGDDAQCIYSWRGANFENIMTFPDRHPGTAIHRIETNYRSTPEILNFANGVLLAQPKGRHFDKELRAARGHAQKPFVVQAMDDREQAEFILKRIRALVEDEGVSLNEVAILYRSHFLALEVQLALSRAGVPYQITSGVKFFERQHIRDLVALLRFVYNGADTQAWQRIAVLLPKIGEKGAQKIYAAAVDHARLTQKNLLDVLNTDDVRSKVAKDARDDWASFCASLSEVAEKMQHARPADAVATAIEGWYGDYLKGQYADYLDRLDELKALVGFAQRFEETQDFLAQIVLLNSETSDRHVDPEAEAVRLTTVHQAKGLEYDVVFVIGLADGQFPGRRSIESGDVEEERRLFYVAVTRARNELYLSYPKVATRGGPGGMLLTPSRFLLEVPTDLYEPLRIKRSYGW